One Bdellovibrio bacteriovorus str. Tiberius DNA segment encodes these proteins:
- a CDS encoding MlaD family protein — protein MESHFGTQIKVGIFLTIGIFLILATIFMLGADKALFTSYVRVHAHFDQVQGLAVGSVVSLSGVTVGNVETITFLPEKNSLDVKMKINEDYIDRIRQGSQVEIRTQGALGDKFVFIIPGDPRAESLKEGDIMEVAKPTDFLGIVSERGNETNRIFDIINELYKITHAMNVENRMGKIMANLETASTNFSQTSKDSQKFVAQMNSHGGGEKLGKSIEKLDSILSKIDRGEGSLGALINDPSIHNRLKNMLGGSNRKNHVESLLRTSIEKETKD, from the coding sequence ATGGAATCTCACTTCGGCACCCAAATCAAAGTCGGAATCTTTTTGACCATCGGGATCTTCCTGATTCTGGCCACCATCTTTATGCTCGGCGCGGACAAGGCTTTATTCACAAGCTATGTGCGTGTGCATGCTCACTTTGATCAGGTTCAGGGATTGGCTGTAGGCAGCGTTGTTTCCCTGTCCGGTGTGACCGTGGGTAACGTGGAAACCATCACCTTCCTGCCAGAGAAAAACTCTTTGGACGTAAAGATGAAAATCAACGAGGACTACATCGACCGCATCCGTCAGGGTTCTCAAGTTGAAATCCGCACTCAAGGGGCCTTGGGCGACAAGTTTGTCTTTATCATCCCGGGCGACCCGCGCGCCGAAAGCCTGAAAGAAGGCGACATCATGGAAGTCGCAAAACCCACAGACTTTTTGGGAATCGTTTCGGAACGTGGCAACGAAACCAACCGAATCTTTGATATCATCAACGAGCTTTACAAAATCACGCACGCAATGAACGTGGAAAACCGCATGGGTAAAATCATGGCGAATCTTGAAACCGCCAGCACGAATTTTTCCCAGACCAGCAAAGACAGTCAGAAATTCGTGGCACAGATGAATTCCCACGGTGGCGGCGAAAAACTGGGTAAATCCATCGAGAAGCTGGATTCCATCCTGTCCAAGATCGACCGCGGCGAAGGCAGTCTGGGCGCGCTGATCAATGATCCCTCTATTCACAATCGTCTTAAAAACATGCTGGGTGGCTCAAACCGCAAGAACCACGTCGAGTCCCTGCTTCGCACTTCCATCGAAAAAGAAACCAAAGACTAG
- a CDS encoding S1 family peptidase, which translates to MRKLIVLSLIMTACQGQISKDALDNSNFDGIVGGTDVAVTEATAKQALNFRVLYDPQTTEDERGTTTRYKVSQCTASAISPRLILTAGHCISKREDALHRIEVKNEDGEATYFKASKFIVHPEYENGNKKYDLALVLLETALPENIEIMKLPAKDVDLGLNSIKAAGFGRMDGRPSFPGNVGILRTADLNIAKYSPTEPAFIVDQSQGKGFCQGDSGGPAITTIGNDTMVVGVASKTFFDDKLPKEEWNLCILQGEYMNVQFHMDWIDTNSKILSQE; encoded by the coding sequence ATGAGAAAGTTGATCGTATTATCACTCATAATGACCGCCTGCCAGGGCCAGATCTCAAAAGACGCTCTGGATAACTCCAACTTTGACGGCATTGTCGGCGGGACTGACGTTGCCGTGACCGAAGCCACGGCAAAGCAAGCTTTGAATTTCCGCGTGCTGTATGACCCGCAAACAACCGAGGACGAGCGCGGCACCACCACCCGCTACAAGGTTTCTCAGTGCACTGCCAGTGCCATTTCTCCGCGTCTGATCCTGACGGCGGGCCACTGTATTTCCAAACGGGAAGATGCTTTACACCGCATTGAGGTGAAAAACGAAGATGGCGAGGCGACTTATTTCAAAGCCTCCAAATTCATCGTTCACCCTGAATACGAAAATGGAAACAAAAAATACGATCTGGCGCTGGTGCTGCTTGAAACCGCCCTGCCTGAAAACATCGAAATCATGAAACTGCCCGCCAAAGACGTGGATCTGGGACTGAACAGCATCAAAGCCGCCGGCTTTGGTCGTATGGACGGGCGTCCGTCCTTCCCGGGCAACGTCGGCATTCTTAGAACCGCTGATCTGAACATCGCCAAATACAGTCCGACAGAGCCGGCCTTCATCGTCGATCAATCCCAGGGCAAAGGCTTCTGCCAAGGGGATTCGGGCGGCCCTGCGATCACTACCATCGGCAACGACACGATGGTGGTCGGTGTGGCTTCAAAAACGTTCTTTGATGACAAACTGCCAAAGGAAGAATGGAACTTGTGCATCTTGCAGGGCGAGTACATGAACGTTCAGTTCCACATGGACTGGATCGACACGAACTCCAAGATCCTTTCACAAGAGTAA
- a CDS encoding DUF721 domain-containing protein, giving the protein MDPNQKPKGKLSIGSEVLQRLFENGKSPLSEQFMRWKLWAKWEEVVGPTIAKNAEPVGFQRGVLYVWVRNSSWMQQMIFMKDPIRDTINQKFENNFVKYIKFTLDRREVPTEDTSTFKEMIQKIAPESDDE; this is encoded by the coding sequence ATGGATCCCAATCAGAAACCCAAAGGCAAATTATCTATCGGCTCGGAAGTACTACAGAGACTTTTCGAAAATGGCAAGTCGCCATTGTCCGAGCAGTTTATGCGCTGGAAACTATGGGCAAAATGGGAAGAAGTCGTGGGTCCGACCATTGCCAAAAATGCCGAACCAGTTGGTTTTCAGAGGGGTGTTCTGTACGTTTGGGTGCGAAACTCGTCCTGGATGCAGCAGATGATCTTTATGAAAGATCCCATCCGCGACACCATCAATCAGAAGTTTGAAAACAACTTTGTAAAATATATCAAGTTCACCCTGGATCGCAGGGAGGTTCCGACGGAGGACACCTCCACCTTTAAGGAAATGATCCAAAAAATCGCACCAGAATCCGACGACGAATAA
- the trmFO gene encoding methylenetetrahydrofolate--tRNA-(uracil(54)-C(5))-methyltransferase (FADH(2)-oxidizing) TrmFO, which produces MTNITQNQKITVVGAGLAGSECALQLADMGYSVVLYEMRDKTMTPAHKTHKFAELVCSNSFGSLGEHSAPGQLKWEAKKLNSHILQAAFEAQVPAGQALGMDREVFSAVMTEKVKNHPNIEIRTDVVKSLNDIPRPAVIATGPLTHDDLAESMRQHFGDEFLYFFDAIAPIIDADSINTEIAWKADRYDKGTGDYYNCPMNKEEYNRFIEEIQKARKIEPKDFETTDFFEGCMPIEVMVDRGPQTLRFGPMKPIGLDDPRTGRYPWAVVQLRQDNKEATAYNMVGFQTRMAYGEQVRVFRMIPGLENAEFLKLGSIHRNLFINSPKRLNKDLSSKNDPWLFFAGQITGVEGYFESTCTGLMVSRFLNQKLKDQPFNPPPRESAFGSLLEAITDPTRAEHFQPTNINFALLPPLAEKERDKTLRKEKQIAIARNAMEQWNP; this is translated from the coding sequence ATGACAAATATCACTCAAAATCAAAAAATTACAGTCGTTGGAGCAGGCCTTGCGGGCTCAGAATGCGCTCTGCAACTAGCTGACATGGGATACAGTGTCGTTCTTTACGAGATGCGCGATAAAACCATGACTCCGGCGCACAAAACCCACAAATTCGCAGAACTTGTGTGCTCCAATTCTTTTGGCAGCCTGGGTGAACATTCCGCTCCAGGCCAACTGAAGTGGGAGGCCAAAAAGCTGAATTCTCACATCCTGCAGGCAGCTTTTGAAGCGCAAGTTCCTGCTGGTCAGGCTTTGGGTATGGACCGCGAGGTCTTTTCTGCCGTCATGACTGAAAAAGTCAAAAATCACCCCAATATTGAAATTCGCACCGATGTGGTGAAATCCCTGAACGACATTCCCCGTCCGGCGGTGATTGCCACAGGTCCTTTGACTCACGATGATCTGGCGGAAAGCATGCGCCAGCATTTCGGTGACGAGTTCCTTTATTTCTTCGATGCCATTGCACCGATCATCGACGCTGATTCTATCAACACGGAAATCGCGTGGAAAGCCGACCGCTATGACAAGGGCACTGGTGATTACTACAACTGCCCGATGAACAAGGAAGAATACAACCGCTTCATCGAAGAAATCCAAAAAGCCCGCAAGATCGAACCGAAAGATTTCGAAACAACGGACTTTTTTGAAGGCTGCATGCCGATTGAAGTGATGGTGGATCGTGGCCCTCAGACTTTGCGTTTTGGTCCAATGAAACCCATTGGTCTGGATGATCCTCGCACCGGCCGTTACCCATGGGCCGTGGTTCAGCTTCGTCAGGACAATAAAGAGGCCACTGCTTACAACATGGTGGGATTCCAGACCCGTATGGCTTACGGCGAACAGGTTCGTGTCTTCCGCATGATCCCGGGCCTTGAAAACGCCGAGTTCCTGAAACTGGGAAGCATTCACCGCAATCTGTTCATCAATTCACCGAAGCGTTTGAACAAGGATCTTTCCAGCAAGAATGATCCTTGGTTGTTCTTTGCCGGTCAGATCACCGGTGTTGAAGGTTACTTTGAATCGACCTGCACGGGCTTGATGGTTTCCAGATTCCTGAATCAGAAACTGAAAGATCAGCCGTTCAATCCTCCACCGCGCGAAAGTGCTTTTGGTTCTTTGCTTGAAGCCATCACGGACCCAACCCGTGCTGAACACTTCCAGCCGACCAATATCAACTTTGCCTTGCTGCCACCACTGGCGGAAAAAGAGCGCGACAAAACCCTGCGCAAAGAAAAACAGATCGCCATCGCCCGCAATGCGATGGAGCAGTGGAATCCATAA
- a CDS encoding thymidine kinase, with the protein MSEFSYVHTRGWVEVVVGSMFSGKTEELIRRLRRAEFARLQIQVFKPIIDKRYNEMAVTSHDLTTIDSTPIHDAEEIWNLLKPNTKVVGIDEGQFFGQNLVQIAQDLAERGLRVIIAGLDTDWQGKPFEPMPTLMAVAESVTKQHAVCVVCGSPACRTQRTAGGDGQVLVGTHDAYEARCRQHFKPEVDAPTLDWKLKREMEIS; encoded by the coding sequence GTGTCTGAGTTTTCTTATGTTCACACTCGTGGTTGGGTTGAGGTTGTTGTCGGCTCTATGTTCAGCGGTAAGACTGAAGAATTGATCCGTCGCCTGCGTCGTGCGGAATTCGCGCGCCTGCAAATTCAGGTTTTCAAACCTATTATAGATAAACGCTACAACGAGATGGCTGTGACCTCCCATGATCTGACGACCATTGATTCCACTCCGATTCACGATGCGGAAGAAATCTGGAACCTTTTGAAACCAAACACGAAGGTGGTGGGAATCGATGAAGGTCAGTTCTTTGGTCAAAACCTGGTGCAGATCGCCCAGGATCTGGCAGAGCGTGGTTTGCGTGTGATCATCGCGGGTCTGGATACAGACTGGCAGGGAAAACCGTTTGAGCCAATGCCGACTTTGATGGCCGTGGCCGAAAGCGTGACCAAACAGCATGCGGTGTGTGTGGTGTGTGGCTCTCCGGCGTGTCGCACGCAAAGAACTGCGGGTGGCGACGGTCAGGTTCTGGTCGGAACTCATGATGCTTACGAAGCGCGCTGCCGTCAGCACTTCAAGCCGGAAGTGGATGCTCCCACTTTGGACTGGAAGCTAAAGCGCGAAATGGAAATTTCCTAA
- the mltF gene encoding membrane-bound lytic murein transglycosylase MltF: MGTILRLRQKIARAFLIGGLGFTTVAMNGCDAMIMDEQESLAQVQSKGEIVVLTTQSPLIYSQPKRGGAFGIDHDLLENFATRYNLKLKYVVLPDEDSVLRALSKGEGDIAAARLRTPHNMTGFLTGPAYEETYLSLYCHKKAQIQNIQDLNGKSISLLQKDNYLGLSQRLTQLSPQVKVEIQENIKTQDLIASLAQRKNDCVIAENFSGDFYARYHTSIEKVTDLTAPYSLSWQLSPDNSSLLHLMQHWYQQASREDEIMRILDRYKTYLTQLDKRDIAQFFKKIRTTLPTYKDAFRDAGREHNLPWQLIASVAYQESHWNPEARSFTGVRGLMQLTTDTALHVGIEDRTDPLQSIWGGSKYLRSLIDRVPSHLNYKDRLALALAAYNVGWAHLKDAQKLAEKMGRNPYSWRHMREVLPLLADPEYAAEFEYGPARGYETVDFVERVKSFYNLMNSAG, translated from the coding sequence ATGGGAACGATTTTAAGATTAAGACAGAAAATCGCCCGGGCCTTTCTAATCGGAGGCCTTGGGTTTACCACGGTCGCTATGAACGGTTGCGACGCCATGATTATGGACGAACAGGAGAGCTTGGCTCAGGTTCAGTCCAAAGGTGAGATCGTGGTCCTGACCACGCAAAGTCCTCTTATATATAGTCAGCCCAAACGCGGCGGTGCTTTCGGGATCGATCACGATCTTTTGGAAAACTTCGCCACCCGCTACAACCTTAAACTGAAGTACGTGGTGCTTCCGGATGAGGACTCGGTGTTGCGGGCGCTGTCTAAAGGCGAAGGGGATATCGCCGCAGCCCGCTTGAGGACTCCTCACAATATGACCGGCTTCCTGACTGGCCCTGCTTACGAAGAAACTTATCTTAGCCTTTACTGCCACAAGAAGGCCCAGATCCAGAACATCCAGGATCTGAATGGCAAAAGCATCTCGCTGCTGCAAAAAGACAATTACCTGGGATTGTCCCAACGTCTGACCCAGCTTTCACCTCAGGTGAAGGTTGAAATTCAGGAAAACATCAAAACCCAGGATCTGATCGCCAGCCTTGCCCAGCGCAAAAATGACTGTGTGATCGCAGAAAACTTCAGCGGTGATTTCTATGCCCGCTATCACACCTCGATCGAAAAGGTCACCGACCTGACTGCCCCGTACTCTTTGAGCTGGCAGCTTTCTCCGGACAACTCAAGTCTTCTGCACCTGATGCAACACTGGTATCAGCAGGCATCCCGCGAAGACGAAATCATGCGCATTCTGGATCGCTACAAAACGTACCTGACCCAGCTGGACAAGCGCGATATCGCTCAGTTCTTCAAAAAAATCCGCACGACGCTGCCAACATATAAAGACGCCTTCCGTGATGCGGGTCGCGAACACAATCTGCCTTGGCAGTTGATCGCCTCTGTCGCTTATCAGGAATCCCACTGGAATCCCGAAGCTCGCAGTTTCACCGGTGTGCGTGGTCTGATGCAGTTGACTACCGACACAGCTTTGCATGTGGGTATTGAAGACCGCACCGATCCTTTGCAAAGCATCTGGGGCGGCTCCAAATACCTGCGTTCATTGATAGACCGCGTGCCTTCGCACCTGAACTACAAAGACCGCCTGGCGCTGGCACTGGCCGCTTACAATGTCGGCTGGGCTCACCTGAAAGACGCTCAGAAACTGGCCGAAAAAATGGGTCGCAATCCTTATTCCTGGAGACACATGCGCGAAGTGTTACCTTTGCTGGCTGATCCGGAATACGCCGCCGAATTTGAATACGGACCGGCCCGCGGTTACGAAACAGTCGACTTCGTCGAGCGTGTGAAATCCTTCTATAACCTGATGAATTCTGCCGGATAA
- the glmS gene encoding glutamine--fructose-6-phosphate transaminase (isomerizing), translating into MCGIVGYLGPQNPKDIIVSGLKKLEYRGYDSAGVAILDHGKTKRVRAQGKLKALEDKLVSESFDGHIGIGHTRWATHGKPSERNAHPHQVRGISLVHNGIIENYLDIREELKAQGADITSDTDSELVAHLIANEVEVTKDLFKAVQNVLEKIRGAFSILVMWEQEPDRLVAFKDGPPLVVGLGSKEVFVASDVQALIQYTKNFVYLEDREVASIKGADVQFFSANGFPIQKKVVELNWNPEMVEKQGYAHFMLKEIYEQPRAVAAAIEPHVNPETFSVALKNVGFGGQSVQKLEELDAKADWAKTQEVLKGIERVFIIACGTSNYAGNVGKYLIEQLAKVPVECDIASEFRYRNPVIPAKSLVITISQSGETADTLAAIRMAKEMGATTLSICNVKSSTIDREAHGHLYMNSGPEIGVASTKAFTSTMAVLNTLAIAIARTRGVMNEAEEKELVKSLLAVPSQMEGVLSYDKYFEEAASSLKLFRGFLYMGRGTSFPIAMEGALKLKELAYMHAEGYAAGEMKHGPLALIDERMAIVMVAPTDHLYEKTISNLEEARARGGKVISIGTGDNEKLREISEHYLAIPKAHWTVNAILAVIPLQLMSYHLASNLGYDVDQPRNLAKSVTVE; encoded by the coding sequence ATGTGTGGAATTGTCGGTTACTTGGGTCCACAGAATCCTAAAGATATTATTGTGAGTGGTCTTAAAAAACTTGAATACCGCGGTTACGACAGTGCCGGGGTGGCCATTCTGGATCATGGTAAAACCAAGCGCGTGCGCGCTCAGGGCAAGTTGAAAGCTTTGGAAGACAAGCTTGTGTCTGAAAGCTTCGACGGTCACATTGGTATCGGTCACACCCGCTGGGCGACTCACGGCAAGCCATCCGAGCGCAATGCCCATCCGCACCAGGTGCGCGGGATCAGCCTGGTTCACAACGGCATTATCGAAAACTATCTTGATATCCGGGAAGAGCTGAAAGCCCAGGGTGCTGACATCACGTCGGACACTGATTCTGAGCTGGTGGCCCACTTGATCGCCAATGAAGTGGAAGTGACCAAAGATCTGTTCAAAGCCGTTCAGAACGTGCTTGAAAAGATCCGCGGGGCCTTTTCGATTCTGGTGATGTGGGAACAGGAACCCGACCGTCTGGTGGCGTTTAAAGACGGCCCGCCTTTGGTTGTCGGCCTGGGCAGCAAAGAAGTCTTCGTGGCCAGTGACGTGCAGGCCCTGATCCAGTATACCAAGAACTTCGTTTATCTTGAAGACCGTGAAGTGGCTTCCATTAAGGGTGCTGATGTTCAGTTTTTCTCTGCCAATGGTTTCCCGATCCAGAAAAAAGTTGTCGAACTGAACTGGAATCCGGAAATGGTTGAAAAGCAGGGTTATGCCCACTTCATGCTGAAAGAAATCTACGAACAGCCGCGCGCGGTGGCTGCCGCAATTGAACCCCACGTGAATCCAGAGACCTTCTCGGTCGCTTTGAAGAACGTCGGCTTCGGCGGTCAATCCGTGCAAAAGCTGGAAGAACTTGATGCCAAAGCTGACTGGGCAAAAACCCAGGAAGTTCTTAAAGGCATCGAGCGTGTTTTCATCATCGCCTGCGGTACCAGCAACTATGCAGGTAACGTGGGTAAATATCTGATCGAACAACTGGCAAAAGTTCCTGTGGAATGCGATATCGCCAGCGAATTCCGTTACCGCAATCCGGTGATCCCGGCAAAGAGCCTGGTGATCACGATCTCGCAAAGTGGTGAGACCGCCGACACTCTGGCCGCTATCCGCATGGCCAAAGAAATGGGTGCGACCACTTTGAGCATCTGTAACGTGAAAAGCTCCACAATCGACCGTGAAGCTCATGGACACTTGTACATGAACTCGGGTCCGGAAATTGGTGTAGCTTCCACGAAAGCCTTCACCAGCACCATGGCAGTTTTGAACACTTTGGCGATCGCGATTGCGCGCACTCGCGGTGTGATGAACGAAGCTGAAGAAAAAGAGCTGGTTAAATCCCTTCTGGCAGTTCCAAGTCAGATGGAAGGTGTTTTGTCCTACGATAAATACTTTGAAGAGGCAGCCTCCAGTCTGAAGCTTTTCCGCGGATTCCTGTACATGGGCCGTGGCACGAGCTTCCCGATTGCGATGGAAGGGGCTTTGAAACTGAAAGAACTGGCTTACATGCACGCGGAAGGTTATGCCGCCGGCGAAATGAAGCACGGTCCTTTGGCGTTGATTGATGAACGTATGGCGATTGTGATGGTGGCTCCGACGGATCACCTTTATGAAAAAACCATCAGCAATCTGGAAGAAGCCCGTGCCCGCGGTGGCAAGGTGATTTCAATCGGTACCGGTGACAACGAAAAACTGCGCGAGATCAGCGAACACTATCTGGCGATTCCAAAAGCGCACTGGACCGTGAATGCGATTCTGGCGGTGATTCCTTTGCAGTTGATGTCCTATCACCTGGCAAGCAATCTGGGTTATGACGTGGATCAGCCACGCAACCTGGCCAAATCAGTGACGGTGGAATAG
- the glmU gene encoding bifunctional UDP-N-acetylglucosamine diphosphorylase/glucosamine-1-phosphate N-acetyltransferase GlmU has translation MSANASEKLTVIALAAGKGTRMKSPLPKVLHPVAGRPMIEKVIQASKQAGAAEVRVIVGHGQNLVRQVVEPMGVACYVQDEQLGTAHAVRCAKPETIEGVVVIMNGDHPLIEASDIKDFVRIFRDEKCDLAVVTAVLKNPGEFGRIVRHKGDLAAIVESKDASAEALKIREINTGIYIVKASVLSEYLPKISNNNSKKEFYITDLISLCIQDKCRVQAIQSTPKVAVGVNNQLELARATRLLFKRKALRLMEDGVLMIDPRTVYVEDSVEIGAGTVIYPNVFIRGRTKIGSFTVIESNAFISDSEIGDSVQIRGGSYLESSKLHNKVSAGPYARLRPETEIFEEAHVGNFVEMKKVKFGKKSKAGHLTYLGDAEIGEEVNVGCGTITCNYAADKKKYKTKIGNRVFVGSDTQFVAPIEVGDDAIIGSGSTITKNVPAKALAVARGKQFVKENYAAKTAETEEKEQV, from the coding sequence ATGTCAGCAAATGCATCTGAGAAGTTGACGGTTATCGCTCTTGCGGCAGGCAAGGGAACTCGTATGAAGTCCCCCCTCCCGAAAGTCCTTCATCCTGTAGCGGGCCGTCCGATGATTGAAAAAGTGATTCAAGCCTCCAAACAAGCCGGCGCTGCCGAAGTGCGCGTGATTGTTGGTCATGGTCAGAATCTGGTTCGTCAGGTTGTTGAACCCATGGGTGTTGCCTGTTACGTGCAGGATGAACAGCTGGGCACGGCCCACGCGGTTCGTTGTGCGAAACCAGAAACCATCGAAGGTGTTGTGGTTATCATGAACGGGGATCACCCGTTGATCGAAGCTTCCGACATCAAGGATTTCGTGCGTATCTTCCGCGACGAAAAATGTGATCTGGCGGTGGTGACTGCGGTTCTTAAAAACCCAGGCGAGTTCGGCCGTATCGTGCGCCACAAGGGCGACCTGGCGGCGATCGTGGAATCAAAGGATGCTTCGGCTGAAGCTTTGAAAATCCGCGAAATCAACACCGGCATCTATATTGTGAAGGCGTCTGTGCTTTCTGAATACCTGCCAAAGATTTCCAACAACAACTCGAAAAAAGAATTTTATATCACGGATCTGATTTCCCTGTGCATCCAGGACAAGTGCCGTGTGCAGGCGATTCAATCCACGCCGAAAGTGGCGGTGGGTGTGAACAACCAGCTGGAACTGGCACGTGCAACCCGCTTGCTGTTCAAACGCAAGGCTTTGCGTCTGATGGAAGACGGTGTGCTGATGATTGATCCGCGCACGGTGTATGTGGAAGACAGTGTTGAGATCGGTGCCGGCACCGTGATCTATCCGAATGTTTTCATCCGTGGCCGCACCAAAATCGGTTCATTCACGGTGATTGAATCCAATGCGTTTATTTCGGACAGCGAAATCGGCGACAGTGTGCAGATCCGTGGTGGCAGCTATCTGGAAAGCTCCAAGCTGCATAACAAGGTTTCCGCAGGCCCTTACGCGCGTCTGCGTCCAGAGACTGAAATCTTCGAGGAAGCCCATGTCGGTAACTTTGTTGAGATGAAAAAGGTCAAGTTCGGCAAAAAATCCAAAGCCGGCCACCTGACTTATCTGGGTGATGCTGAAATCGGCGAGGAAGTAAACGTGGGTTGCGGAACTATCACTTGCAACTACGCTGCTGATAAGAAGAAATATAAAACCAAAATCGGAAACCGTGTCTTTGTGGGCAGTGACACTCAGTTTGTTGCACCTATCGAAGTCGGTGATGATGCCATCATCGGTTCCGGTTCCACGATCACCAAAAATGTGCCGGCGAAAGCTTTGGCCGTGGCCCGTGGAAAACAATTTGTAAAAGAAAACTACGCCGCGAAAACTGCGGAAACTGAAGAAAAAGAGCAGGTGTAA
- a CDS encoding M14 family murein peptide amidase A, whose protein sequence is MQAKIYHQTSWATTSQGTSIELYKKSHSLSDFSERPILFIGGVHGDEPEGVRLAEEFLHWLKQEESANSGRLRPWVLIPCINPDGYGKNQRTNGNGVDLNRNFPCRDWSPESKAPRYYPGPSPGSEREVQALVKLIEDEKPQLIVHFHSWEPCVVYTGAPGKQAAEILATGTGYEAREDIGYPTPGSLGQYGWIEHQIPVICIEEQEHIDLNLVWPHFKPGLEILITGRNA, encoded by the coding sequence ATGCAAGCAAAAATTTATCACCAAACTTCTTGGGCCACCACCTCTCAGGGAACTTCCATTGAGCTGTATAAAAAATCACACAGCCTCAGTGACTTTTCCGAACGCCCGATTCTGTTTATTGGCGGTGTGCATGGCGACGAACCCGAGGGGGTCCGCCTGGCAGAAGAATTTTTGCACTGGCTAAAGCAGGAGGAAAGCGCCAACAGCGGTCGCCTGCGCCCCTGGGTCCTCATCCCCTGCATCAATCCCGACGGCTACGGTAAGAATCAGCGCACCAACGGCAATGGCGTGGACCTGAATCGCAACTTCCCATGCCGCGACTGGAGCCCCGAAAGTAAAGCTCCCCGATACTATCCTGGCCCTTCGCCCGGGAGTGAGAGGGAAGTTCAGGCTCTGGTAAAACTCATTGAGGACGAAAAGCCACAGCTTATAGTACACTTTCATTCGTGGGAGCCTTGCGTTGTCTATACGGGAGCTCCGGGCAAACAGGCGGCCGAGATTCTGGCCACCGGCACCGGCTATGAAGCCCGCGAGGACATTGGCTACCCGACACCGGGCAGCCTTGGACAGTATGGATGGATTGAACATCAAATTCCTGTGATCTGCATTGAAGAGCAAGAGCACATTGATTTGAATCTGGTCTGGCCTCATTTCAAACCAGGCTTGGAAATTCTGATCACGGGACGGAATGCATAA
- a CDS encoding HAD hydrolase-like protein gives MTKYKSIAFDLDDTLLDTSGLLVPRASQRACEAMLAAGLRCTLDECMSAREELAKELSHTEIFTQIANRFGTNQKGKAIHDALEEFYNPQVPETLPLLEGSLLNLETLRERYKLFLVTMGSRPSQEEKIKALNIAGFFDGIYILNGFIGEKKDSAFREILRTQGHDPKHLLSIGNRLSSEIRDGKRVGADTCYFAYGEHTGEKPVYPEDHPDFTITHHKDLIPTCGL, from the coding sequence ATGACAAAGTACAAAAGCATCGCCTTCGATTTGGATGACACTCTGCTAGATACGTCAGGTTTGCTGGTGCCTCGCGCTTCCCAGCGGGCCTGCGAGGCTATGTTAGCAGCCGGCCTGCGCTGCACTTTGGATGAATGCATGAGCGCCCGTGAAGAGCTGGCCAAAGAACTTTCCCACACCGAAATCTTTACTCAGATTGCCAATCGCTTCGGCACCAACCAAAAAGGCAAGGCCATCCACGATGCACTGGAAGAGTTTTACAATCCTCAGGTGCCGGAAACCCTGCCTCTGCTGGAAGGCTCTTTGCTGAATCTGGAAACTTTGCGCGAACGCTATAAATTGTTTTTGGTGACGATGGGTTCACGCCCGTCCCAGGAAGAAAAGATCAAAGCCCTGAACATCGCCGGCTTCTTTGACGGTATTTACATTCTGAACGGCTTTATCGGCGAAAAGAAAGACAGCGCCTTCCGTGAAATTCTGCGCACGCAAGGCCACGACCCAAAACACTTGCTCAGCATCGGCAACCGTCTGTCCAGCGAGATTCGCGACGGCAAACGCGTGGGTGCCGACACCTGCTATTTCGCCTATGGTGAACACACCGGCGAAAAACCAGTGTACCCGGAAGATCATCCTGATTTCACAATCACTCACCACAAGGATCTGATCCCGACATGCGGACTTTGA